The genomic interval CGAACGTGCTGGAAGAAGACGAGCATGGCAAGCGGAGCTTCCGGTTCGTCGAGGGACCGGTGTTCACCAACATTCTCTTGGCCGACGAAATCAACCGCACGCCTCCCAAAACGCAGGCCGCCTTGTTGCAGGCCATGCAGGAGCGGGAAGTGTCCGTCGGCCAGCAGACGTTCAATCTGCCCGATCCCTTCTTCACCATTGCCACGCAAAACCCGATCGAGCAGGAGGGCACGTATCCGCTGCCGGAGGCCCAGTTGGACCGCTTCATGTTCAACATCAAGGTGAACTATCCCAGCCTGGCCGACGAAGAGCGGATTTTGGCTTCGACGACGCGGGGCGAGCGGCCGGAGGTGCGCAAGGTGCTATCCGGCCGGGCGATCTTGAACCTGCAAAAACTGGTCGGTTCGGTGGCCGTGAGCGAATATATCATCAAATACGTGGCCCGGCTGGTGCGCTCGACGCGGCCCCGGAACGACGATCCGCCCGCGCCGGCCTTCGTACGCGAGTTGGTCGATTGGGGCGCGGGGCCGCGTGCCGGGCAGTTCCTGATTCACGGCGGCAAGGCCTTGGCGGCGATGGAGGGGCGGTTCTCCGTGGCCATCGACGACATCAAGAAGGTGGCCATTCCGGTGCTCCGCCAC from Pirellulales bacterium carries:
- a CDS encoding MoxR family ATPase, with product MQEELQKVIVGQDDVIEQLFAAIFTRGHCLLEGVPGLAKTLMVSTLARILDVNFKRIQFTPDLMPSDITGTNVLEEDEHGKRSFRFVEGPVFTNILLADEINRTPPKTQAALLQAMQEREVSVGQQTFNLPDPFFTIATQNPIEQEGTYPLPEAQLDRFMFNIKVNYPSLADEERILASTTRGERPEVRKVLSGRAILNLQKLVGSVAVSEYIIKYVARLVRSTRPRNDDPPAPAFVRELVDWGAGPRAGQFLIHGGKALAAMEGRFSVAIDDIKKVAIPVLRHRISTNFQAQAEGMTNDGIVERLLAELPTPEIPKFEK